From a single Candidatus Delongbacteria bacterium genomic region:
- a CDS encoding GAF domain-containing protein, protein MEDFFDAFESLENLEEESRRMENRERRVGEGNLQRILELTHQINQADDPDLVFSRLLSSAIELVDAEFGALVLEDEDGHWTYPHALDREGKSCEHAEKLVSTSIVRQVLQTGISARNEDIQNNEALSTRSSVIKLNLKSSLCVPLRLQDRIVGVIYVHNQSRISVFTDTMLVLLEVFCELGSIILTHISLRREERRRYQEVRDLQAYHQSIVDSVPVMLLVVDDSGRVHFSNRLTDELLQQNPYLEWTGSAFQVERRVMDRIGFHEEAGGGGFDFERQGRTFRLFPFPLPSSERRKGRQGLVISEVTLQKRMEQQLLEKEKSDMLSRMAGSIAHEIKNALTPVKGRLGLLEARIIANEELYSQITPDLRIINEMADRISRIASNLTTLSRPLSMNRQLLDMNHEVEQVLQLLKETGGRIKNFYCGLFDEQGGSLPPGSRFQIDLDLDENLPQQLGDRDYIQQLLMNLLINAAHAVEDKGEGSIRIQTRHSGQTVVLTVSDTGCGIAADQLKRIWDPYFTTKVSGRGSGLGLTLVRMVVEKHEAEMKLDSIQGQGTSFTIRFPLGFGREPEFND, encoded by the coding sequence ATGGAAGACTTCTTTGACGCCTTTGAAAGCCTTGAAAATCTTGAAGAAGAATCCCGGCGCATGGAAAACCGTGAGCGCCGGGTGGGCGAAGGCAACCTGCAACGCATTCTCGAGCTGACGCACCAGATCAATCAGGCCGATGATCCCGATCTGGTGTTCTCGCGCCTGCTCAGCTCGGCCATCGAACTGGTGGACGCGGAGTTCGGCGCGCTGGTGCTCGAGGACGAGGATGGACACTGGACCTATCCCCACGCTCTCGACCGCGAGGGCAAATCCTGCGAGCATGCGGAAAAGCTGGTGAGTACCTCGATCGTACGCCAGGTGCTGCAGACCGGCATTTCCGCGCGCAACGAAGACATCCAGAACAACGAGGCGCTCTCCACGCGCAGCTCGGTGATCAAGCTCAACCTCAAAAGCAGTCTCTGTGTGCCCCTGCGCCTGCAGGACCGGATCGTGGGTGTGATCTACGTACACAACCAGAGCCGGATTTCCGTGTTCACCGACACGATGCTGGTGCTGCTGGAAGTGTTCTGCGAGCTGGGCTCGATCATTCTGACCCACATTTCCCTGCGCCGTGAAGAGCGCCGTCGCTATCAGGAAGTCCGTGATCTGCAGGCCTATCACCAGAGCATCGTCGATTCGGTGCCCGTGATGCTGCTGGTGGTGGATGACAGTGGCCGTGTGCATTTCAGCAATCGTCTCACCGACGAACTGCTGCAACAGAATCCCTACCTCGAGTGGACAGGCAGTGCCTTCCAGGTGGAACGGCGCGTGATGGACCGGATCGGTTTTCACGAGGAGGCCGGCGGCGGGGGCTTCGATTTCGAACGCCAGGGCCGCACCTTCCGCCTTTTCCCCTTTCCCCTGCCGTCTTCGGAACGTCGCAAGGGCCGCCAGGGTCTGGTGATCTCCGAAGTGACCCTGCAGAAGCGCATGGAACAGCAACTGCTGGAGAAGGAAAAGAGCGACATGCTCTCGCGCATGGCCGGCTCGATCGCCCATGAGATCAAGAACGCGCTGACTCCGGTGAAAGGTCGGCTGGGGCTGCTGGAGGCCCGGATCATCGCCAACGAGGAACTGTACTCGCAGATCACGCCGGACCTGCGCATCATCAACGAGATGGCCGACCGCATCTCGCGCATCGCGAGCAACCTGACCACACTTTCGCGGCCCCTGAGCATGAACCGCCAGCTGCTGGACATGAATCACGAAGTCGAGCAGGTGCTGCAGCTGCTGAAGGAGACCGGCGGGCGCATCAAGAACTTCTACTGCGGCCTCTTTGACGAGCAGGGCGGCAGTCTGCCGCCCGGATCACGTTTCCAGATCGATCTGGATCTGGACGAGAACCTGCCGCAGCAGCTGGGCGACCGCGATTACATCCAGCAACTGCTGATGAACCTGCTGATCAATGCCGCACACGCGGTGGAAGACAAGGGCGAAGGCAGCATCCGGATCCAGACTCGTCACTCGGGCCAGACCGTGGTGCTGACCGTGTCCGATACGGGCTGCGGCATTGCGGCCGACCAGCTCAAGCGTATCTGGGACCCATATTTCACCACCAAGGTCAGCGGCCGTGGCAGCGGTCTGGGGCTGACGCTGGTGCGCATGGTGGTCGAGAAACACGAAGCGGAGATGAAACTGGACAGCATCCAGGGGCAGGGAACCAGTTTCACGATCCGGTTCCCGCTGGGTTTCGGACGTGAGCCGGAATTCAATGATTGA